One window from the genome of Nicotiana sylvestris chromosome 9, ASM39365v2, whole genome shotgun sequence encodes:
- the LOC138878410 gene encoding uncharacterized protein, with the protein MSFDALWRLDRFTKLFTTTYGGTSSEDPQDYLDSCHEVLQNIEIVETNEVNFATFRLSGSAKNWWRDYCLAILSGSSALTWDQFSRLFLEKFLPITQSEDYRRQFERLQQGGRVSHMQYSDQLPYSAPPAPISAPLLQSYRGGYSAKPEAEASDVIITCMVSVYNRDASVLFDPGSTYSYVSSYFSTYLVVPRNSLSAPVYVSTPYSDQLPYSAPPAPISAPLLQSYRGGYSAKPEAEASDVIITCMVSVYSRDVSVLFDPGSTYSYVSSYFSTYLVVPRNSLSAPVYVSTPVSDSIIVYRVYHSCVVIIGGLETRVDLLLLDMVDFNVILGMDWLSPYHTILDYHAKTVTLSLLGLPRLECIGTPVHSTNRVISYMKARRMVHKGCLAYLAYVRDPSAEVPSMVFMPIVREFPKVFSADLLEMPPFRNIDFYIDLAPGTQPIFISLYRMAPLELKQLKEQLQDLLDKGFIRPSVSP; encoded by the exons ATGTCTtttgatgctttgtggagattggataggttcaccaagcttttcactactacctatggtggtacatcttcagaggatccccaggactatttggacagttgtcatgaggttctacagaACATagagatagtggagaccaatgaggtcaactttgctacttttcgtctgtcaggttccgccaagaattggtggagagattattgtttggctataCTATCTGGGTCAtcggctttgacttgggatcagttctctcggctatttctggagaagtttcttcctatcactcagagtgaggactatcggaggcagtttgagcgtctccaacagg gtggccgtgtttctcatatgcagtattctgatcagctaccctacagtgcaccaccagctcctatcagtgcacctttGCTCCAAAGTTATCGTGGTGGTTACTCAG ccaagcctgaggctgaggcatcAGATGTTATTATCACATGTATGGTTTCAGTTTAcaatagagatgcttcagttctatttgatccaggatctacatactcctatgtgtcatcttatttttctacgtatttggttgtgcctcgtaattctttgagtgctcctgtatatgtatcCACACCG tattctgatcagctaccctacagtgcaccaccagctcctatcagtgcacctttGCTCCAAAGTTATCGTGGTGGTTACTCAG ccaagCCTGAAGCTGAGGCATCAGATGTTATTATCACATGTATGGTTTCAGTTTACagtagagatgtttcagttctatttgatccaggatctacatactcctatgtgtcatcttatttttctacgtatttggttgtgcctcgtaattctttgagtgctcctgtatatgtatcCACACCGGTGAGTGATTCTATTATAGTATATCGTGTTTATCactcgtgtgtggttattattgggggtcttgagacccgtgtagatctcctacttctcgatatggttgacttcaatgttattttggggatggattggttgtcaccttatcatactatattggactatcacgccaaaaccgtgacctTATCCTTGCtagggttgcctcgattggagtgcaTAGGGACTCCCGTTCATTCTACCAAcagggttatttcttatatgaaggctcggcgtatggtccacaaggggtgtttggcttatttggcttatgttcgtgatcctagtgctgaggttccttctatggtttttatgccaattgttcgggagtttccaaaGGTGTTTTCTGCAGACCTGCTGGAGATGCCACCCTTCAGGAATATTGACttttacattgatttggctccaggaactcagcccatttttatctcgctgtatcgcatggccccgctagagttgaagcaattgaaggagcagttgcaggatttgcttgataagggatttattagacctagtgtctcgccctga